The Oncorhynchus clarkii lewisi isolate Uvic-CL-2024 chromosome 12, UVic_Ocla_1.0, whole genome shotgun sequence genome segment ACGGTAACTTTTAGGAATGCTATGAACACAGAAACTATAGATCCCTTTGGAAAAACAGCAATGAAACAGTCAGGCTAAGCGTGAACGAAATGAAGCTTCCAGGGTTCCTTGGAATCGTTTTGGGAAGAAATAAACAGACGTAATAGTCAATATGTAACACAATATAAATAGGTATCACATGTATCTAGCCTGTTATGGCATATGTATGGACTATGTACAGATTAATCACACAATTTATGATGCGCAATTGCGCATTTGATGTGTCATGGTGAATATTAGCCTACCTTTGCAGATGCCATATTCATCTCCATAGTCGTCCTCATCTTTGTAGAACTCGCAGAATAATCCCGGTCCGCACTTGACTCCGTGCATCCCAGACACAGTGCGATAGCAGTGTTCCCCTCTGTCTGCCGCACAGACCTGGCAACAACCGCAGTCATCCAGCACAGTCCGTCTGCAGCGCTGCGTCAAGCCGCACAGATCCACATTGCACCGCTCCGGGCAGTTCACCGCGTACTTGACACTTGCTCCCCAAGCCTCAACATTACGCACTATGAATATGGAGAAGACTGTGAAAAGGAGAAAATACATCTTTGGATAAGATTTAGCACGGGGCGCCTTGGATGTTCAGAAGAGCTGTTCTGGGCTGACGAAGTCGCTGCTTGAATGGAGTGGCTTAATACACGAGGTTGCATGGTTATATCGGCTTAAAAACAAGTTTGTTTTTTCCCCACATGGTTTGCCCTCGTCAATTTCCTCAATCCGGTGTTGTCATCTAGTCTAGTTGCCAGCCTGTCCCCCTGTTTTAGAAATCCGGCATGGAAGTGGGAATTACACTCAACTGCCATCCAGGAATTGAAGTCTGTACAAACTGATGTCATAGTTTGTTTGTGTAGAGGAGACAGTAAGATGCCCCTTCGACCCCCCAAAGTTCCTGGTTCCTTACTTGACCCCAAGGAGACAGACAGTcaatctaacacacacacacacacacacacacacacacacacacacacacacacacacacacacacacacacacacacacacacacacacacacacacacacacacacacacttcccccctctctctctttttctgtccgtctgtctatctgcctctctgtctgcccacctgtctgtatgtctgtctgtatatctgtccttctgcatgtatgtctgtctgtctgtccgcccgcccgtctgtctgtttgtctgtctgtccgccgcctgtctgtatgtctgtctgtatatctgtccttctgcatgtatgtctgtctgtctgtccgcccgcccgtctgtctgtctgtctgtctgtccgccgcctgtctgtatgtctgtatgtctgtccacccgcctgtctgtttctctgcctcactctcttaAACAGACACTCTTTGTATCATAAGCGGTCACCGATCCTTAACAGTAGATGGCAGTATCATATAGAGGCAAAGACCACATGTAATAGACTGGTGGCAGCAGTGGGATAATCCCTGCAGTCtattacctgtctctctgtctctgtctctctgtaagaTCATCAGTATTatactgttagagagagacagagacagagagagacagagacagagagagacagagacaggtaataGACTGCAGGGATTATCACACTGCTGCCACCAGTGTAGTAATTTAGGTGCACCAGTCAGTGCAGGACTTGGACCAGTGACCCCTTTGTTATGGGGCATGTAGGCTATAGCACCTGTGCCGGAGACTTAAAGGTCCTGAT includes the following:
- the LOC139422695 gene encoding endothelial cell-specific molecule 1 — encoded protein: MYFLLFTVFSIFIVRNVEAWGASVKYAVNCPERCNVDLCGLTQRCRRTVLDDCGCCQVCAADRGEHCYRTVSGMHGVKCGPGLFCEFYKDEDDYGDEYGICKDCMYGTYGVGCGKTCHCKAGGICDRETGACLTFKFFTKIASKLKTQHPNAGGEIGSGDDSTSLNGERSTAPKWLTPR